A stretch of Rickettsia rickettsii DNA encodes these proteins:
- the atpA gene encoding F0F1 ATP synthase subunit alpha has translation MKLKPIEVAEILQKEIANINCLSELEEVGQVITVGDGIAQIYGLANVKSGEVVEFKSGVKGLVLNLENDSVGVVIMGDDNQVQQGDNVKRTKEVLEVPVGKALLGRVVDALGNPIDGKGDIASKEYRHIEMKAPGIIERTSVSEPVQTGIKAIDSLIPIGRGQRELIIGDRQTGKTAIAVDTIINQKQAHSLTNESDKIYCIYVAIGQKRSSVAQIVKKLEDAGAMDYTLIVSATASEAAALQFIAPYSACSMGEYFRDNGMHALIIYDDLSKHAVAYRQISLLLRRPPGREAYPGDVFYLHSRLLERAAKMSEEKGSGSLTALPIIETQAGDVSAYIPTNVISITDGQIFLESELFYKGVRPAVNVGISVSRVGSAAQIKAMKQVAGSVKLELAQFRELESFSQFGSDLDPATKAQIDHGKRLVEILKQAQYNPFPVEEQIVSIYVGTKKYLNDVPLQKVKEFEDKMLTEIRLNKKDILESIKNEQCITEETEQKLKAFLENFVKEFVK, from the coding sequence ATGAAACTAAAGCCTATTGAAGTAGCTGAAATATTACAAAAGGAAATAGCTAATATTAATTGCTTAAGTGAGCTTGAGGAAGTAGGGCAGGTAATAACCGTCGGTGACGGTATAGCCCAAATTTACGGTCTTGCTAATGTAAAATCCGGTGAAGTAGTAGAATTTAAATCCGGTGTTAAGGGCCTTGTTTTAAACTTGGAAAACGATAGTGTCGGTGTTGTAATTATGGGGGATGATAACCAAGTACAGCAAGGTGATAATGTCAAAAGAACTAAAGAAGTTTTAGAAGTACCGGTAGGAAAAGCTTTGCTTGGTCGTGTTGTTGATGCTCTAGGTAATCCTATTGACGGCAAAGGCGATATTGCAAGTAAAGAGTACAGACATATCGAGATGAAGGCTCCGGGGATAATAGAAAGAACGAGCGTGAGTGAACCCGTACAAACCGGAATAAAGGCTATAGATTCGTTAATCCCAATAGGTAGAGGACAAAGAGAGTTAATAATCGGTGATAGGCAAACTGGAAAAACAGCTATAGCCGTTGATACTATTATTAATCAAAAACAAGCTCATTCACTTACTAATGAAAGTGATAAAATTTATTGTATTTATGTAGCTATTGGGCAGAAAAGATCAAGTGTTGCACAAATAGTAAAAAAACTAGAAGATGCCGGAGCCATGGACTATACACTCATTGTTTCGGCTACTGCTTCGGAAGCTGCAGCTCTTCAATTCATTGCCCCTTATTCTGCCTGTAGTATGGGCGAATATTTTCGTGATAACGGCATGCACGCACTTATTATTTATGATGATTTAAGTAAGCATGCCGTTGCATATAGACAAATCTCATTATTACTTAGAAGACCTCCCGGGCGAGAAGCCTATCCCGGCGACGTGTTCTACCTGCATTCAAGGTTGCTTGAGCGTGCTGCTAAAATGTCAGAGGAAAAAGGCAGCGGTTCACTTACTGCTCTTCCTATAATCGAAACGCAGGCAGGTGATGTATCCGCATATATCCCAACAAATGTTATTTCGATTACCGACGGTCAAATTTTCTTAGAAAGTGAGCTATTTTATAAAGGTGTAAGACCTGCCGTTAATGTCGGTATTTCGGTAAGCCGTGTTGGTTCTGCAGCACAAATAAAGGCTATGAAGCAGGTAGCAGGTTCGGTAAAGTTAGAGCTTGCTCAATTTAGAGAGCTTGAGTCTTTCTCGCAATTTGGATCAGATTTAGACCCTGCCACTAAAGCACAAATCGATCACGGTAAAAGATTAGTTGAGATATTAAAACAAGCTCAATATAATCCTTTTCCGGTAGAAGAACAAATAGTAAGTATTTATGTCGGCACTAAGAAATATTTAAATGATGTCCCGCTTCAGAAAGTAAAAGAATTTGAAGATAAAATGCTTACGGAGATAAGGTTAAATAAAAAAGATATTTTGGAATCAATAAAAAACGAGCAATGTATAACCGAAGAAACCGAGCAGAAACTGAAAGCATTTTTAGAAAACTTCGTTAAGGAATTTGTTAAATAA
- the atpG gene encoding ATP synthase F1 subunit gamma, which produces MSNLKQLRTRIKSVKSTQKITKAMQLVSASKMAKIKSQIANSNFYIEAVSKMMSAILSIDMYELSIEEQKFFNTVPNKANLLIVMTSQRGLCGTFNYSIIQQVKNDIKELENKGEQIKLIIIGKKGYEALKRQYVNYIDSYFELPKIHDENLMLQVKQKIMSAVENLEVSNCVIYFNKFKNAMTQIMTRQQILPVAKYQDDSMIDNPIVNLVGFGYKERGAKPINNRSATSDIVGESKSIDYNYEYEGENLISNLINLYVNSQINYALLQSRASEEGARMTAMENATNNANDLISKLVLKLNRSRQAIITTELIEIIAGSEAV; this is translated from the coding sequence ATGTCAAATTTAAAGCAGTTAAGAACTAGAATTAAAAGCGTTAAATCTACACAAAAGATTACTAAAGCAATGCAACTAGTATCAGCTTCTAAAATGGCAAAAATAAAGAGTCAAATAGCCAATTCAAATTTTTATATTGAGGCTGTTAGTAAAATGATGTCTGCTATATTATCAATTGATATGTATGAGTTATCTATAGAAGAGCAGAAATTTTTTAATACCGTGCCGAATAAAGCAAATTTATTGATAGTTATGACATCACAGCGTGGTTTATGCGGAACGTTTAATTACAGTATAATTCAGCAAGTTAAGAATGATATTAAAGAGTTAGAAAATAAAGGCGAACAAATAAAACTTATCATTATTGGAAAAAAAGGTTACGAAGCACTAAAAAGGCAATATGTAAATTATATTGATAGTTATTTTGAGTTACCCAAAATTCATGATGAAAATCTGATGCTACAAGTAAAACAAAAAATTATGTCGGCAGTAGAAAATCTAGAAGTTAGTAATTGTGTTATATATTTTAATAAATTTAAGAACGCAATGACTCAAATTATGACTAGACAACAGATTTTACCAGTAGCAAAATATCAGGATGATTCTATGATAGATAATCCTATAGTTAATTTAGTCGGATTCGGATACAAGGAACGAGGAGCGAAGCCTATAAATAATAGGAGCGCGACGAGTGACATAGTAGGCGAGTCCAAATCAATTGACTATAATTATGAATATGAGGGAGAAAATCTCATTTCTAATCTCATTAATTTATATGTGAATTCCCAAATAAATTATGCTTTACTACAAAGTAGAGCAAGTGAGGAGGGAGCTAGAATGACTGCTATGGAAAATGCAACAAATAATGCTAATGATTTAATAAGCAAGTTAGTTTTAAAGCTAAATAGATCAAGACAGGCTATTATTACTACGGAATTAATAGAGATTATAGCCGGTTCAGAAGCGGTTTAG
- the nuoG gene encoding NADH-quinone oxidoreductase subunit NuoG, translated as MIKLNIDGSEIEVSEGSTVYQACKQAGKEIPHFCYHERLKIAGNCRMCLVEMEKSPKPIASCAMPVSNGMVIHTDTPMVKKAREGVMEFLLINHPLDCPICDQGGECNLQDQAFRYGKGTNRFHENKRSIKDKYMGPLIKTAMTRCIQCTRCIRFASDIAGIEEMGAIHRGEHIEVTSYLEQTLDSEISGNMIDICPVGALNSKPYAFKARKWELKHTASIGVHDAEGSNIRIDSRGDEVMRILPRVNEEINEEWLSDKNRFSYDGLKYQRLDRPYIRKNGKLVEASWSEALKTVADKIKSVKPEKIAAIAGSLSSVESMFMLKTLLQKLGSNNYSVNQFDYKLDTMQRGNYLFNTTIAGIEKADLCLLIGANPRQIAPVLNSRIGMRVRADSLKVARIGGGHNQTYKIQDLGSDIKIIEGLAIGTHEFTKVLKAAKYLMIIVGDGVYARDDGYAILSLIHKIVTEYNIMRDDWKGFNILHNHASIVGGLDIGFNTPIKLEELELAYLLGTDAIPFNKLKSTFIIYQGHHGDAGASSADVILPAAAYTEQSGIYVNLEGRPQIAEKAVSPVGVAKEDIEIIKELAGYLKIDIGMDNLQEVRVRLAKEYKVFASIDRIIENKFSKFSSKDKLSKEPITAEPINYYMTDVISKNSVTMAKCVEAKEARDEEAA; from the coding sequence ATGATAAAGCTGAACATAGACGGTTCTGAAATAGAAGTATCAGAAGGTAGCACCGTTTATCAAGCCTGTAAACAAGCAGGAAAAGAAATCCCTCATTTTTGTTATCATGAGCGTCTAAAAATTGCTGGTAATTGCCGTATGTGCTTGGTTGAAATGGAAAAATCACCAAAGCCTATAGCTTCTTGTGCTATGCCGGTAAGTAACGGTATGGTTATTCATACCGATACGCCGATGGTAAAAAAAGCACGTGAAGGGGTGATGGAGTTTTTACTGATTAACCATCCTTTAGATTGTCCTATTTGTGATCAGGGCGGAGAGTGTAATTTACAGGATCAGGCTTTCAGATATGGCAAAGGTACTAATAGATTCCACGAAAATAAGAGATCTATTAAAGATAAATATATGGGACCGTTGATTAAAACAGCGATGACTAGATGCATACAATGCACAAGATGTATTAGATTTGCAAGCGATATAGCGGGAATAGAGGAAATGGGCGCTATTCACCGTGGAGAACACATTGAAGTAACTTCATATTTAGAGCAAACTTTAGATTCCGAAATTTCCGGTAATATGATCGATATTTGTCCCGTCGGTGCTTTGAACTCTAAGCCTTATGCTTTTAAAGCTCGTAAATGGGAGCTAAAACATACCGCTAGCATTGGAGTGCATGATGCCGAAGGCTCTAATATTCGTATTGATAGTAGAGGCGATGAGGTAATGAGGATATTACCTCGTGTTAATGAAGAAATAAATGAAGAGTGGCTTTCGGATAAGAATCGTTTTAGTTATGATGGTTTAAAATATCAGCGCTTGGATCGTCCTTATATCAGAAAAAACGGTAAGTTAGTAGAAGCTAGCTGGAGTGAAGCTTTAAAGACAGTAGCGGATAAAATAAAATCCGTAAAACCAGAAAAGATTGCTGCTATTGCTGGTTCTCTCTCTTCTGTCGAATCAATGTTTATGTTAAAAACATTATTACAAAAGCTTGGCTCTAATAATTACAGCGTTAATCAGTTTGACTATAAACTAGATACCATGCAGCGAGGCAATTATTTATTTAATACTACTATTGCAGGGATAGAAAAGGCTGATTTATGTTTGCTAATCGGAGCAAATCCAAGGCAAATAGCTCCAGTATTAAATAGTAGAATAGGTATGCGAGTACGTGCCGACTCACTAAAAGTAGCAAGAATAGGTGGGGGGCATAACCAAACCTATAAAATTCAGGATTTAGGAAGTGATATTAAGATTATTGAGGGGCTAGCTATTGGTACTCATGAGTTTACGAAAGTCTTAAAAGCAGCAAAATATCTGATGATTATAGTAGGTGACGGTGTATATGCAAGAGATGACGGATATGCTATATTGTCGCTTATTCATAAGATAGTGACTGAATATAATATTATGCGTGATGATTGGAAAGGTTTTAATATATTGCATAATCACGCTTCTATAGTTGGCGGTCTTGATATTGGTTTTAATACTCCTATTAAGCTCGAAGAGTTGGAACTCGCTTATTTACTTGGAACGGACGCCATCCCATTTAATAAGCTGAAATCGACCTTTATAATATATCAAGGACATCACGGGGACGCAGGTGCTAGCAGTGCTGATGTAATTTTACCTGCGGCTGCTTATACCGAGCAGAGCGGAATTTACGTAAATTTAGAAGGTAGACCGCAAATAGCAGAAAAAGCAGTATCGCCTGTAGGGGTAGCTAAAGAAGATATAGAAATTATTAAAGAACTTGCCGGTTATCTAAAAATAGATATCGGAATGGATAATTTGCAAGAAGTAAGAGTAAGACTTGCTAAAGAATATAAGGTATTTGCTAGTATTGATAGAATTATAGAAAATAAATTTAGTAAGTTTAGCTCTAAAGATAAGTTATCAAAAGAGCCTATAACTGCAGAACCTATTAATTATTATATGACTGACGTGATTAGTAAAAATTCGGTCACTATGGCTAAGTGCGTTGAAGCTAAGGAAGCAAGAGACGAGGAGGCGGCATGA
- a CDS encoding F0F1 ATP synthase subunit epsilon, with the protein MNATILVKIITPLSIALEKQAKIVTMSGEEGMFGVLPSHVPMIVSLKAGLVQVYIDDMHKSENTYLISGGVTEVTANYINIATETAINVTNLSEAEIATKLLDLQKTLSDQH; encoded by the coding sequence ATGAACGCAACAATTCTAGTCAAAATAATTACTCCTTTAAGTATTGCATTGGAAAAGCAAGCTAAAATAGTAACAATGTCGGGTGAGGAGGGTATGTTTGGAGTGCTGCCGAGTCACGTTCCGATGATTGTTAGTTTAAAAGCCGGTTTAGTGCAGGTTTATATAGATGATATGCATAAATCCGAAAACACTTATCTTATTTCCGGCGGTGTAACCGAAGTAACGGCAAATTATATTAATATAGCTACGGAAACGGCTATTAACGTTACGAATTTAAGTGAAGCGGAAATAGCAACTAAGCTTCTCGATCTTCAAAAAACTTTATCAGATCAACATTAA
- the atpH gene encoding ATP synthase F1 subunit delta, whose protein sequence is MNKGNLIKNYAVALFNNAIVDNIQDKIFEEITSINRIITDNFDIREFLFSPIVNKNDKINAVNSLAKNIKISTIVQNFLLLLVKNSRTAILSNIVDAYNTLLYESKNIKIVQVISANKLQPKEQEWIKSRIEKELNQKTEILFDIDNTIIGGIVIKYDSMLQDYSIKGSLEKITKALKTVNIAV, encoded by the coding sequence ATGAACAAAGGTAATTTAATCAAGAATTATGCAGTAGCGTTATTTAATAACGCTATAGTTGATAATATACAAGATAAGATCTTTGAAGAAATTACTTCTATAAACCGTATAATTACCGATAATTTTGATATTAGAGAGTTCCTATTTTCTCCTATAGTAAATAAGAACGACAAAATTAACGCAGTTAATTCATTAGCAAAAAATATCAAAATTAGCACAATAGTACAAAATTTTTTATTGTTATTGGTAAAAAATTCGCGTACTGCTATTTTATCTAATATAGTAGATGCTTATAATACTTTACTATATGAAAGTAAAAACATAAAGATAGTTCAGGTTATTTCTGCAAATAAGTTACAACCTAAAGAGCAGGAGTGGATTAAATCTCGTATAGAAAAAGAATTAAATCAAAAAACAGAAATATTATTTGATATAGATAATACTATTATTGGCGGTATTGTAATTAAATATGATAGTATGTTGCAAGATTACTCAATAAAAGGTAGTTTAGAGAAAATAACGAAAGCTTTAAAGACAGTTAATATTGCTGTATAG
- a CDS encoding DUF4870 family protein, whose amino-acid sequence MDKHLKEYTESGKKNLIVVYILYLCGIVAPILPLIGVFFAYLNKDKGDNFAISHYVFLFRTFCLGVLGWIVCFIFTFIMIGVVLYVILAVWYILRVAIGFKYMIEDKAYPNPMTYWIK is encoded by the coding sequence ATGGACAAGCATCTTAAAGAATATACCGAGAGCGGTAAGAAAAATTTAATTGTAGTATATATATTATATTTATGCGGGATCGTAGCTCCGATATTGCCATTAATTGGGGTATTTTTTGCATATCTTAACAAAGATAAAGGCGATAACTTTGCAATTAGTCATTACGTGTTTTTATTTCGTACTTTTTGCCTTGGGGTTCTTGGGTGGATTGTATGTTTTATATTTACGTTTATCATGATTGGAGTAGTACTATACGTTATACTCGCTGTTTGGTATATACTTCGTGTTGCCATCGGTTTTAAATATATGATAGAAGACAAAGCATACCCAAACCCTATGACTTATTGGATAAAATAA
- the atpD gene encoding F0F1 ATP synthase subunit beta: MTKNIGKITQIISAVVDVKFTNNGKLPEILNALECYNDTRRVVLEVAQHIGDDTVRCIAMDSMEGLVRGVEVIDTGSPIRIPVGTETLGRIMNVVGEPIDGKGDIKSSNISSIYKPAPDFTNQSTERNILVTGIKVIDLLAPYTKGGKIGLFGGAGVGKTVLIMELINNVAKAHGGYTVFAGVGERTREGNDLYHEMIDSGVINLAEPEKSKVALVYGQMNEPPGARARVALSGLTIAESFRDMNEGQDVLFFVDNIFRFTQAGSEVSALLGRIPSAVGYQPTLATDMGELQERITSTKHGSITSVQAIYVPADDLTDPAPATSFAHLDATTVLSRQIAEFGIYPAVDPLDSNSQVLDPMIVGEEHYSVARQVQQVLQTYKSLQDIITILGMDELSEEDKLTVARARKIQRFLSQPFHVAEVFTGAAGKFVNLADTIAGFKGLVEGKYDDLPEAAFYMVGTIDEAIKKAQTLK; the protein is encoded by the coding sequence ATGACAAAAAATATTGGAAAAATTACTCAGATTATTTCAGCGGTGGTGGATGTAAAATTTACGAATAACGGTAAGTTACCGGAAATTTTAAATGCTCTAGAGTGCTATAACGATACACGAAGGGTAGTCCTGGAAGTAGCACAACATATAGGTGATGATACAGTGCGTTGTATTGCTATGGATTCTATGGAAGGGTTAGTGCGGGGCGTAGAAGTAATAGATACAGGCAGTCCTATTCGTATTCCTGTAGGTACTGAGACGCTTGGGCGTATTATGAATGTTGTAGGTGAGCCGATTGACGGTAAAGGAGACATTAAAAGCTCAAATATTTCTTCTATATATAAGCCTGCTCCTGATTTTACCAATCAGTCAACCGAGCGTAATATATTAGTAACCGGTATTAAAGTTATTGATTTACTTGCTCCTTATACTAAAGGCGGTAAAATAGGACTATTCGGTGGTGCAGGAGTCGGTAAAACCGTGCTTATAATGGAGCTTATTAATAACGTAGCTAAAGCACACGGCGGTTATACGGTATTTGCAGGAGTTGGTGAGAGAACTAGAGAAGGTAATGATCTTTATCATGAAATGATTGACTCGGGTGTTATTAACCTTGCAGAGCCTGAAAAATCAAAAGTAGCTTTAGTTTATGGACAAATGAACGAGCCGCCGGGAGCAAGGGCAAGAGTTGCGTTAAGCGGTCTGACCATTGCCGAGAGTTTTAGAGATATGAATGAAGGGCAAGATGTTTTGTTTTTTGTAGATAATATTTTCCGTTTTACTCAAGCAGGTTCTGAAGTATCGGCGTTACTCGGTAGGATTCCGTCAGCGGTAGGGTATCAGCCTACTCTTGCAACCGATATGGGCGAACTACAAGAGCGTATCACCTCTACTAAGCACGGCTCAATAACTTCCGTGCAGGCTATATATGTACCGGCGGATGATTTAACTGATCCTGCTCCTGCTACTTCTTTTGCACATTTAGATGCTACAACGGTACTTAGTCGTCAGATAGCTGAGTTTGGGATTTATCCGGCAGTTGATCCGTTAGATAGTAATTCGCAGGTACTTGATCCGATGATTGTTGGTGAAGAACATTATAGTGTAGCAAGACAAGTGCAGCAGGTTTTACAAACTTATAAATCGTTGCAGGATATTATCACTATTTTAGGTATGGATGAGCTATCCGAAGAAGATAAACTAACCGTGGCACGTGCTAGAAAAATACAGCGTTTCTTATCGCAGCCTTTCCATGTCGCTGAAGTATTTACCGGAGCTGCAGGCAAGTTTGTTAATCTAGCTGATACTATAGCAGGCTTTAAAGGACTTGTAGAGGGTAAATACGATGATTTACCGGAAGCTGCTTTTTATATGGTCGGAACTATAGACGAGGCTATAAAGAAGGCGCAAACGTTGAAGTGA
- the acnA gene encoding aconitate hydratase AcnA produces the protein MSEVHNSEYIQELSVDNTSYKIYDINKAASDVDLPLKKLPYSLRVLFENVLRSNGSKQSLLLFKEWLKTKKSDAEIDFMPARVLMQDFTGVPAIVDLAAMRDAMKKIGGDPLKINPLIPVDLVIDHSVSVDSYAAKDSFNKNVQMEMKRNIERYAFLKWGQQAFNNFKVVPPGTGICHQVNLEYLAKVVWHKDGTLYPDSLVGTDSHTTMVNGLSVLGWGVGGIEAEAAMLGQPLTMILPEVIGVKLTGKLTGIATATDLVLTVTEMLRKKKVVGKFVEFFGEGLKNLMIADRATISNMSPEYGATCSFFPIDQETIKYLELTGREKTQIRLVEQYATEQNLWYDFEHAVEYTEVLELDLSMVHSSLAGPKRPQDRVNLNDVASNFKYELPNFALENKDIDKKYAVANQNYEIGNGDVVIAAITSCTNTSNPSVMIGAALLAKKALEHGLKVKPWVKTSLAPGSKVVTEYLKLSGLDKYLDELGFNLVGYGCTTCIGNSGPLNPEIEETINKNGLVVASVLSGNRNFEGRINPLTKASYLGSPILVVAYALSGTLNIDLTNMPIGENIYLKDLWPRKEEIDEVIANSINSSMFIEKYSDIFSGTTEWKDLQVTNSSTYNWNKNSTYINNPPYFKDIGSKNNIQDIKSAKILAILGDSITTDHISPAGSISKTSPAAKYLTDHHIEPLDFNSYGSRRGNHEVMMRGTFANIRIKNEMCKGVEGGFTINQLNGTQQTIYDAAMDYKAHDVSVVIFAGKEYGSGSSRDWAAKGPGLLGVKAVIAESFERIHRSNLVGMGILPLTFTGNNTRLDLKLDGSETIDITGLSENISSYHPVKCVIQKQTGAIRTIDLILQIFTDNEINYIKHGSIMHFVVESLKG, from the coding sequence ATGTCAGAAGTACATAATTCAGAATATATACAAGAGTTATCAGTTGATAATACTTCATACAAAATTTACGATATAAATAAAGCGGCAAGCGATGTAGATCTTCCCTTAAAAAAGCTTCCATATAGTTTAAGAGTATTATTTGAGAATGTATTACGTTCTAATGGTTCAAAGCAAAGCTTACTTTTATTTAAAGAATGGCTAAAAACTAAAAAATCTGATGCGGAAATAGATTTTATGCCGGCAAGAGTTTTGATGCAGGACTTTACTGGTGTGCCTGCTATTGTAGATTTGGCGGCTATGCGTGATGCGATGAAGAAAATAGGAGGTGATCCGTTAAAAATTAACCCGCTTATTCCTGTTGATTTGGTAATAGACCATTCCGTAAGCGTTGATTCTTATGCAGCTAAGGATTCATTCAATAAAAATGTTCAAATGGAAATGAAACGTAATATAGAGCGTTATGCATTTCTTAAATGGGGGCAGCAAGCATTTAATAATTTTAAAGTAGTGCCGCCGGGTACGGGTATTTGTCATCAGGTAAATTTAGAATATTTAGCAAAAGTCGTGTGGCATAAAGACGGCACCCTTTATCCTGATAGTTTAGTTGGAACGGATAGCCATACAACTATGGTAAACGGTTTATCGGTGCTTGGTTGGGGAGTCGGCGGAATAGAGGCAGAAGCTGCCATGCTAGGTCAACCTCTTACTATGATTCTGCCAGAGGTAATTGGGGTAAAACTAACAGGAAAATTAACAGGTATAGCTACCGCAACTGATTTAGTTTTAACCGTTACCGAGATGTTGCGGAAAAAGAAAGTAGTAGGTAAATTTGTCGAGTTTTTCGGTGAGGGTCTTAAAAACCTAATGATTGCCGATCGTGCTACTATTTCTAATATGTCGCCTGAATACGGTGCTACTTGCAGCTTTTTCCCGATTGATCAAGAAACTATAAAATATCTAGAGCTAACAGGTAGAGAAAAAACGCAAATCAGATTAGTAGAGCAATACGCAACCGAGCAGAATCTTTGGTATGATTTTGAACATGCGGTAGAATATACTGAGGTTTTAGAGCTAGATTTATCTATGGTACATAGTTCACTTGCCGGTCCAAAACGTCCGCAAGATCGAGTAAACTTAAATGATGTAGCAAGTAATTTTAAATATGAATTACCGAATTTTGCTTTAGAAAATAAAGACATTGATAAAAAATATGCCGTAGCAAATCAGAATTACGAAATTGGTAACGGCGATGTGGTAATTGCAGCAATTACTAGCTGTACTAATACTTCTAATCCTTCGGTTATGATTGGTGCAGCACTTCTTGCTAAAAAAGCACTAGAACACGGGTTAAAGGTAAAACCTTGGGTTAAAACTTCTCTTGCTCCTGGTTCAAAAGTCGTAACGGAATATTTGAAGCTTAGTGGTCTTGATAAATATTTAGATGAATTAGGGTTTAATCTAGTAGGTTACGGCTGCACTACTTGCATCGGTAATTCCGGACCTCTCAATCCAGAAATAGAGGAAACTATTAACAAAAACGGGTTAGTTGTTGCTTCTGTTTTATCTGGTAATAGGAATTTTGAAGGGCGAATTAATCCGCTTACTAAAGCAAGCTATCTCGGTTCGCCTATTTTAGTCGTAGCATATGCACTTAGCGGCACTCTTAATATAGATCTAACAAATATGCCCATAGGAGAAAATATTTATTTAAAAGATCTTTGGCCAAGAAAAGAAGAGATAGATGAAGTTATTGCAAATTCAATTAATTCCTCTATGTTTATAGAAAAATATTCTGATATATTTAGCGGAACGACAGAGTGGAAAGATTTACAGGTTACTAATAGTTCTACTTATAACTGGAATAAGAATAGCACCTATATTAATAATCCGCCTTATTTTAAGGATATAGGCAGCAAGAATAATATACAAGATATAAAATCTGCAAAAATTCTAGCAATTCTCGGTGATTCTATTACTACCGATCATATTTCGCCGGCAGGTAGTATTAGTAAAACCAGCCCTGCTGCTAAATATTTAACGGACCATCATATAGAGCCTCTAGATTTCAACTCTTACGGATCACGTAGAGGAAATCATGAAGTAATGATGCGTGGCACATTTGCTAATATTCGTATAAAAAATGAGATGTGTAAAGGTGTAGAAGGCGGGTTTACCATAAACCAGTTAAACGGCACGCAGCAAACTATCTACGATGCAGCTATGGACTACAAAGCTCATGATGTATCGGTAGTGATTTTTGCAGGTAAAGAATATGGCAGCGGCTCATCTAGAGACTGGGCAGCAAAAGGACCTGGTTTGCTTGGTGTAAAGGCAGTGATTGCCGAGAGCTTTGAGCGAATACATCGATCAAATTTAGTAGGTATGGGTATTTTACCGCTCACTTTTACCGGCAATAATACAAGATTAGATTTAAAGTTAGACGGTTCAGAAACTATTGACATTACAGGCTTAAGCGAGAATATAAGCTCTTATCATCCTGTTAAATGCGTGATACAAAAACAAACCGGTGCAATAAGAACAATCGATTTAATATTGCAAATATTTACGGATAATGAGATAAATTATATAAAGCACGGCAGTATTATGCATTTTGTGGTAGAGAGTTTGAAGGGGTAG